The following DNA comes from Diceros bicornis minor isolate mBicDic1 chromosome 7, mDicBic1.mat.cur, whole genome shotgun sequence.
ctctctgtctctttctctccctgctttctcttatttttaatggATGGGCTGCAAGTGTAAGTCCATGCATTCTTTTCTGATCTTGTTACTTCATCAGTGATGCTATCTGAAATGGATAAcctattcaacaaaaatttattaaactCATATTATAAACCATGGAGATTCAAGATATTATAAAAACAAGGATAgacaaaatattcattttaatataGAAAAAGATCATGTAAAGAGGCAATTATCATATTGTGTGATATGTGTTATGATTGAGAAAGGATTAGGAGACACTAGAGACCATTGAAATGAACTTAATATACagtggagaaaaagaagaggggGAAATCAAGGAAGGCTTAAAGAGGAAGTATTGCATAAGATGAGTTCTAAAAGTTGATAAAAAGCGTGTGGTAGTAGAATTCTGAGAGGAGTCATTAATTTATTTGAACAAATTTATGTCTCTGAAAACTGATGCAGGCAAACTGTGAGGAGGTTAAGAGTGGTTTTGCATATTTATTAATGTAATTGATGTATATCagatatatgtgcatatatacgtTCTTGTGAATGTACGCATATCTCAGATGAGGTATATGAACGTGTATAAATATGACGGCATGttagagattgagagagagagatgtttatAGATAAATAAGATGATTGGAAGTATATATACAGGAAAGAAAAAGTGTCTATATTTGTACAGGTTTGTGTGAAATAAACATCATCTGTGTGATGTTTGTTCCATGTAGACCTGGGGATACTTAAACTATGAACATTAGGGATGAGAGAATGGTATGATTTACATATCTAGGTCCCTTGGTTTACAATTTggtatttaataacattttttaaaaactagggtATGGGTATAGAGCCTATTTATGTACAGTGCAAAATCCAATTTCTGGGCATGGCTTTTGCCCTTGAAGAAATGTCAGTGTAAGAGTAACGACAAGGCATGCATACTAATATCTGAGGTTCAGGACAGATCACAGACAAATGAATATCAAGAAACCTAAAGTGTCTGGCAGTATAGACAAGGTCTGGTTGATATTGTTTGAggacagacattaaggaaaacaaATTGAAGAAAATGTCTCTTGAGGTGGGAAGGATTTTGACTAAAACAGATTGAGAGAAAACACCTCCCAAATAGCACAAAGAATGAGCTAAAGTGGCAAGGAATGTGCCATCTCTTTACAAGCAAAGCAGTCAGGTTTGCCTGGATTGATGCCTATACTGTGATTTAGTGAGAATAAAGCACCTGTCAAGGTAGACTGGAGTCAAGTTATGCAATAACTTGAATGCCATGCTATGGAGCTAAGACTTTATCTTGAAGTACAGGCTGTTGAAGATTATAAGTGGATAAAATGAGATATCTGTTTGGGAAAGAGAACTCCAGTTGCAGTGTTAATGACAACTTTGAGTATAAGAGATATTTGCTATAGAAAGTTTAGTTAGAATAATTTTGCAATACAGAGATTGAAAGTGATGAAATCTGAGGTAGAAAATAGTGAAAATTTACACAGAAATTTCAGTGATGGGTTGcatgaaaagaaggaaatgaaaataattcaataatttgaaagttttaaatttaattcaagTCAAATGTACAAAAATAGGGAATATAGAGGGACAATCTACTTGGCAAGGAGATTGAGTTTAGTTTGGAAAGCCTTAAGTGTACATGAAAAATGGTTCACAAGGCTGTTGCAATATGTTTTCTGGAACACAGATATAACTTATGGTTTAGGATACAGATTTAGGCATCTTAAATTTGTGAGAACATATGAGGTCAGGTAGGTAGAAGGAAAAACATGAAACTAGAGAAAAAATAACTTCTTTaggttattatattttaatttttaaaatgtttacctCTCAAATCCAATCTACTGCATTTTGGTTCCATATTCTGACACTAATAGTAACTCTCTAAAGATGACTCTTCTCTATTAAAACCCTTCAGATTGAAAAGGAGCTCATTACTGATTGATATCATTGTGGATATTTATACGTTTGTTTCCATTAGGATTATTTTCAGTGATATATAGCTCTGTGTTAGTGACATATCTGAAACATAACTGTGGAAATAATTCTGTGTTGTTGaaatttctaaaacataaatgtGGAAGAAAAATCATTAAATCAACAAATATCTTTGGATAATTATTTTTGCCCCTAGGTCTTGAGAACATATACCTAAATTCACTTTTACTTCATTTGAAAAAATGTACTTCCAATTTACATTATGTGATATGattagataaataataaaattaacaacaaaaTGTTCTCCTGTTTTATTACTTGCATAGGCATTTGGGTAGGGTTCTGGTCATGAGGGTTTTATATCTTGACGGAAAGAACATGCCCCAGTTATATTGGGACTTGGTTATTCCTTTCCCCACGAAGCCCTGAATCTGGCAGGAATTATCTCTACCTCTAACCTAACATGATTTCCAGCTCCATATTCTCAGGTCTCCTGTCCACCTCCGATTTCAACCTCAGTTTCCACGACAGTGGAAGATCCGCAGCACACACTCCCGCATTTGCTTGGTCCGGGCCCCATAAATTAAGGAGTTGACCATGGGAGGCACCAGGAAATAGAGATTGTCAATGATGATCTGTAGATGGGGAGCCATATGGTAGCCTAAAATCTGGGCCAGGACAGAGAAGACAACAGGAGAGTAAAATAGAGCAATGACACAAAGATGAGAGCCACATGTGCTGAGAGCTTTACCTCGTGCCTCCCAAGAGGGTATCCGAAAGACAGCAAGGAGGATCAGCCCATATGACAGAATGATAAAAAACAGATCAAATCCCACAGATGCTACAATAACCATGAGGCCATAGACAATGTGGTCAGAGCTGTCTCCACAGGCTATCTGCACCACAGCCATGTAGGCGCAGTAGGAGTAAGCAATGATGTGGGTTTGGAAGCTTTCTAGTCTTTTTACCAGGATGGGTGCTGGGGTCAGCACTGCCACCGCCCTTCCCAGGACAGCCAGTGCCATCTTCACAAGCTTGCTGTTAACAAGGATGGTTGCATATCTCAGGGGATACCAGATAGCCACAAATCTGTCAAAAGCCATGGCCAATAGGATCCCAGACTCCATGACataaaagaaaggaatgaaaaacaTCTGTGTGAGGCAGGCATTAAAGCTGATTTCTTTGGCATTCATCCAGAAGATACCCAGCATGCGGGGCACAGTGACACTGACCAGGGACAGGTCAACAACTGAAAGCATGGCCAGGAGGATAAACATGGGCTCGTGAAGACTCTTCTCCACCCGGATGATGCATAAGATGGTGGCATTGCCAATGACTGTAATGACAAATACCAAGAAAATAGGCACAGAGAACCAGCCTTGGGAAGATTCTACACCAGGAATTCCAGCCAGGACAAATATCAAGGGCTGAGAAACAGAGTTGTTGCAAGAAGACATCCCTAACCTGAGCTCCTCAAGGTCTGATTCCtatggaaaaagaaacaagacacATTTTGAAATCATTGCATCATTTGCACCTAAAATGTTGAGTATTAGAGCAGTTCATGATGATAATCATGATTATATTACATCAACTAATGATCAAATGAATGATTCAGCTACTTGGGGTGAGGAGGGAGATAATCATAGGCTACTTTCTCTGCAAGAGAGAGAAGCAGTCTCAGGGATAAATTCTCAATAAGGACATATCAACTCCATAGTTTAGATTCTCCTATGGCTCTGATCCCATTTAATATTCAATTTGTGCAATTCTGTAAGATTTTTCTTAAATAACAGGATCTGGCAGGAGACTTAACATTTTCAACACCACAAGCAGGAACTAGGGACATGGACAAGCTAGAAAGCAGGATTTTCACTCAAGAAAAGTAAGTTGAATTTCACCATCCCAGGGCCCTCAGTTCTTGAGCTTGGTCTTTGTGCTTTGGGATTCTTCTCTGGAGTGTTTGTTGATTTTGACAAAGAACCTAGGAAATCTACTGATCTTATACTTGAAAAGCATGATGATATTCTAGAGAAATAACACATATTTTGGATGACCAAAGTGGAATCCAAAAATGCCTCAAtagataataatttattattaaagatCCAAATTATTCAATAAAGTGTGGCTGGGGACTAGGTAAAAGTAAAGGTAAATTAATGGTCTCCTTTATATATGTGTATTGATGTGTTTTTGTATCGTGAGTATAGTTGAGAGGTTAATTGTAATACATATTTCTATAGAAATAAGAATAttgtatttgttaaatattttaaactacatAACCATTTGAATTGAAATACATTACATATTTACAAATTTACAAATTATTTGATGAAAGCTATAAATTAAAGAGTATACTCAATCAGTACATTAAAAGTAGAAACCAAACAAgtgtataataaaaacaaaaataaggtgTAGGAACAAGActtttttgttattaatacatttaaaattatttcactatTAAGGTTCAGACTCCAGATTTTGTTAGAAACATTACAACGatataatatttgtaaaagataatgacagaaaaaaaagtttcaataaaagtttaaaataaaagaatgagaaaatgtaacacaaagctgctttaaaaaataaaagtatagtaatattaatattgtgtcctttttttgttttagctGTTGATAATCTTGCACTATTCTCTTCTTTGCTAATTAATATGCTCTAAATATTTAAGAACCCAAAACAGAGTGGCACATCTGCTAAAATATTACTGTAGCATTTATACATCATAAATTGAATTATTCAGATCTAAGGATTTCATACATCAACTGCATTTGGTAAAAGGTACACTATAGCTGAACGATAGGCAGGTCTTCTGGAAGGTAACTTGTTATAGTGAAAATAGCAAGGTTTTTGAGATAATACACATGTAGGATACAATCTTAGCCCTGCCATTTATTGTATGTGACTTGTCCGAGTTGTTTAAGGCTTtgagcctcatttcctcatctcaaaAGTAGGATGAGGCTTACCTTTCAAAGCTTGCAATGAGGATTAAATTCATCATCAAATTCCAACATTGTATAAAACATGCAATGTTCCTGGCataattctttgaatgtttggtgaaaattttcttctttttctatgaaGTACAAAGTTTGAGATATGCAAAAAATaatgttgtttttgtttggtttgtttcttgGAAAGAACTATAACTAAGATAACGAATAGTCTTGACACCACAAGATGTCCAGGGCCATTTGATGGCCCTGGAATTTTATCCTCAAGTATTTTTAGATTCATTATgtgctaaagggaaaaaaaaatatttagcgTCAACAAAGATAGATACCTGGATAAATAAAAGATGCTAAAAAAACCTTAAAAGTTACGTTTTATTTCAATAAGGGAAGGGATCCCGTCACAAACTCAAACAAAAGACAGCCCTGTGAAACCAGAAGCTCACTATCAGTGGGAGTTTTCAGGTAGAAATTGAATGATCATCTATCAGGGATACCATAGATGAAAATTCTCCATGTGGTGTGGCATTAGGATCTTATTAGAGCTTGAAGCAGCATGGTAAAGTTTCATCTGAGCTACCAGGAGCAACTGCCATCAATAACTACATCAACATTAATTATAAGTAAAGACACCATCAATTTAGGTACAAAAATTAGAAAGATACTTATTATTTTCTAAAGCAAGTCACTGGGCATTCTAATGATTGTAGATGCAAACTGCGGCCTTACAAATGTTGGTGATTGTGGTATTTGGATGAAAAGATTTGAGAATCTTTTTCCTGCAAGACTTTGCATCTCaggatttttcattcttttccatccctccttttctcccttttctagAGTAATACCTGTAGATGGTTGTAAGTTCAGCCACAGTGGGGCTGGAGCCAGCAAAACAGCCATCAACTTGAGGTATGGGGAAGATCTGTTGATGTCCA
Coding sequences within:
- the LOC131408017 gene encoding olfactory receptor 52P1-like gives rise to the protein MSSCNNSVSQPLIFVLAGIPGVESSQGWFSVPIFLVFVITVIGNATILCIIRVEKSLHEPMFILLAMLSVVDLSLVSVTVPRMLGIFWMNAKEISFNACLTQMFFIPFFYVMESGILLAMAFDRFVAIWYPLRYATILVNSKLVKMALAVLGRAVAVLTPAPILVKRLESFQTHIIAYSYCAYMAVVQIACGDSSDHIVYGLMVIVASVGFDLFFIILSYGLILLAVFRIPSWEARGKALSTCGSHLCVIALFYSPVVFSVLAQILGYHMAPHLQIIIDNLYFLVPPMVNSLIYGARTKQMRECVLRIFHCRGN